A genomic region of Bosea sp. 124 contains the following coding sequences:
- a CDS encoding type II toxin-antitoxin system VapC family toxin: protein MIVIDASALVAMLMPEPDGGALSQRLGRWPPRQRFASTVTVWEAACAVARLKNCDRRLGLRLVDEFMRVAAIEPVAPDMAITALAVEAAERYGIGGGRPGILNLGDCFSYATAKNLKATLLFKGDDFGRSDIEPA, encoded by the coding sequence TTGATCGTCATCGACGCTTCCGCCCTCGTGGCGATGCTGATGCCGGAGCCTGACGGCGGTGCTCTGTCGCAACGGCTCGGCCGATGGCCGCCGCGGCAGCGTTTTGCATCGACGGTCACCGTTTGGGAGGCCGCATGTGCGGTGGCTCGCCTGAAGAATTGCGATCGAAGGCTGGGCTTACGTCTGGTGGACGAATTTATGAGGGTCGCCGCGATTGAGCCCGTCGCACCCGACATGGCGATCACCGCTCTCGCGGTCGAGGCCGCCGAGCGTTACGGCATCGGCGGTGGTCGCCCCGGCATCCTCAATCTCGGCGACTGTTTCTCCTACGCGACCGCCAAGAATCTCAAGGCCACACTGCTGTTCAAGGGCGATGATTTCGGGCGTAGCGATATCGAGCCGGCCTGA
- a CDS encoding type II toxin-antitoxin system VapB family antitoxin — translation MGISIKNDEVEALARKLASKHGKGLTEIVHEALREKDEREAAEPTLWEKLAPIHAKLAAMPDSGLPADRAFYDELSGESREL, via the coding sequence ATGGGCATCAGCATCAAGAACGACGAGGTCGAGGCATTGGCCCGCAAGCTTGCCAGCAAGCACGGCAAGGGCTTGACCGAGATCGTCCACGAGGCGCTGCGCGAAAAGGACGAGCGCGAGGCTGCCGAGCCGACGCTGTGGGAAAAGCTCGCGCCGATCCATGCGAAGTTGGCCGCGATGCCCGATAGCGGGCTACCGGCGGACCGCGCCTTCTATGATGAGCTGAGCGGCGAGAGCCGCGAGCTTTGA